In Bacteroidota bacterium, the following are encoded in one genomic region:
- a CDS encoding branched-chain amino acid transaminase, with product MEPLCEWIWFNGRLVPFEEARVHVLAHVIHYGSSVFEGIRAYKTKKGTAIFRLREHLRRLYDSAKIYRMSIPYTPEELEEAVLQSIRANGLESCYIRPIVFRGYGPMGVNPLHCPVEVAIAVWEWGAYLGQEALEQGVDVQVSSWNRLPANSIPYIAKAGGNYLNSQLIKMEALTNGYAEGIALDYDGFIAEGSGENLFLVRDGRLFTPSLEAPILPGVTRDAVIRLARDMGLEVVETRLPRSSLYVADELFFTGTAAEITPIRSVDRIPIGTGFRGPITARLQEAFFHIVHDGEDPYGWLTPVYSRELV from the coding sequence ATGGAGCCGCTTTGCGAGTGGATTTGGTTCAACGGACGGTTAGTGCCCTTTGAAGAGGCCCGGGTGCACGTGCTCGCTCATGTCATTCACTACGGTTCGAGCGTCTTTGAGGGCATTCGGGCCTACAAAACGAAAAAGGGCACGGCGATATTTCGCCTGCGGGAGCACCTGCGCCGGCTCTATGATTCGGCCAAGATATACCGGATGTCCATCCCCTATACACCGGAGGAACTGGAAGAGGCCGTTTTGCAGAGCATCCGGGCCAATGGCCTTGAGTCCTGTTATATTCGGCCCATCGTGTTTCGCGGATACGGACCGATGGGGGTTAACCCCCTGCATTGCCCCGTCGAGGTGGCTATAGCCGTCTGGGAGTGGGGGGCATATCTAGGTCAGGAGGCGCTAGAGCAAGGCGTAGACGTGCAAGTGTCCTCCTGGAACCGTCTTCCGGCCAATTCGATCCCGTACATCGCCAAGGCCGGGGGCAATTATCTCAACTCACAGCTCATCAAAATGGAGGCCCTCACAAATGGCTACGCCGAGGGGATCGCACTCGACTACGATGGATTCATCGCCGAGGGCAGTGGAGAAAACCTCTTTCTGGTGCGGGATGGTCGCTTGTTCACCCCCTCCCTAGAAGCCCCCATCTTGCCCGGGGTGACGCGGGATGCCGTCATACGATTGGCCCGTGATATGGGTCTGGAGGTGGTTGAGACGCGCCTGCCGCGCTCAAGCCTCTATGTGGCCGATGAGCTCTTCTTTACAGGCACGGCCGCGGAGATCACCCCGATTCGGTCCGTAGATCGGATCCCGATCGGGACTGGCTTTCGCGGCCCCATCACGGCCCGGCTGCAAGAGGCCTTCTTTCACATCGTCCACGACGGTGAGGATCCCTACGGATGGCTTACCCCCGTCTACAGCCGGGAGCTGGTCTAA
- a CDS encoding heme exporter protein CcmB yields MGRAARTWLRSVWAVFRKEAASELRLRYGLQTLFVFAASALMLVSFAVRGRQVEPGLHAALLWVVLLFSASSGLGRAFISEEDRGTVWILRLHAPASAVYVGKWLFTLALTLLLSTLSVGAYELLLGLSVRRLDLLALLLGLGSWGLSGVMTLLSALIARTSARGPLLAVLGLPVLIPVLLVGAHGTEQAIRGGGLAETSAALLALTGYAGAMFAASWALFDYVWQE; encoded by the coding sequence ATGGGGCGTGCGGCGCGCACCTGGTTACGCAGCGTGTGGGCGGTTTTTCGTAAGGAGGCCGCATCGGAGCTGCGCCTACGCTATGGGTTGCAGACGCTGTTTGTCTTCGCCGCCTCCGCGCTCATGCTCGTAAGCTTTGCCGTGCGGGGCCGACAAGTGGAACCCGGGCTGCACGCGGCCCTGCTGTGGGTAGTGCTGCTGTTTTCGGCTAGCAGCGGTTTGGGTCGCGCCTTCATTAGCGAGGAGGACCGGGGCACGGTCTGGATCCTACGCTTGCACGCCCCGGCTTCGGCTGTCTACGTAGGCAAATGGCTCTTTACGCTGGCCCTTACCCTGCTGCTGAGCACGCTATCCGTCGGCGCCTATGAGCTGTTGTTGGGGCTCTCGGTACGGCGGCTTGACCTGCTGGCCCTCCTGCTGGGGCTCGGCTCTTGGGGGCTTTCGGGGGTTATGACCCTGCTTTCCGCCCTGATCGCCCGCACGAGCGCCCGCGGCCCCTTGCTAGCGGTCTTAGGTTTGCCTGTGCTCATTCCGGTGCTTCTGGTGGGCGCGCATGGCACCGAACAGGCGATTCGAGGCGGAGGGCTTGCGGAAACGAGCGCCGCGCTTTTGGCGTTAACCGGGTACGCTGGGGCCATGTTTGCCGCCTCCTGGGCGCTGTTCGATTACGTTTGGCAGGAATGA
- a CDS encoding FAD-binding oxidoreductase yields the protein MPPEQALILLVGGGIAGLSLAEALLQAGFPASALCLVDARGPSASEVPEALLHPFSGRSVAPAQEALWAYQDALLWLARTGERGRPLELIRVPVDTEEAERLERSYRGRAAGRGQIALVERLDPAEARRRYSNLQLAQVAYRLLPACAVSMSVLVGRFHALLRSASVSYFEGRLEALERMGSSWIAHGSWGRLRAGRVVLAVGAELGTWFPALPVRRYQGDLLRLRLAPGPSFALHRRGYLIPESSQTAWLGGMYRALDGSPFETRPLEELRAYLAEVYPPLEQAEVQASWAGCRLVARDFRPVLGPVPGCEGLFVFGALGSRGLLWAPGLAQALAGFLRWGGVERLPRWALASRWPLEALAPDPERVRS from the coding sequence ATGCCTCCTGAGCAGGCGCTGATTCTGCTTGTGGGAGGGGGAATAGCCGGGCTTAGCCTGGCTGAAGCGCTTTTGCAGGCGGGCTTTCCGGCTTCGGCGCTCTGCTTGGTAGACGCCCGGGGGCCTAGCGCCTCTGAGGTTCCGGAAGCCTTGCTGCACCCTTTTTCTGGGCGTTCTGTCGCGCCAGCTCAGGAAGCGTTGTGGGCGTATCAGGATGCGCTGTTGTGGCTGGCTCGCACGGGGGAGCGAGGGCGTCCGCTAGAGCTCATTCGGGTGCCCGTTGACACGGAAGAAGCCGAGCGCCTAGAGCGCTCTTATCGGGGGAGGGCGGCTGGCCGCGGCCAGATCGCCCTGGTGGAGCGCTTGGACCCTGCAGAGGCCCGGCGACGCTACTCGAATTTGCAGCTGGCCCAGGTTGCCTATCGTCTTCTGCCCGCTTGTGCGGTCTCAATGAGCGTGCTTGTGGGGCGTTTCCACGCCCTGTTGAGATCCGCCTCCGTATCCTACTTCGAAGGGCGCCTAGAGGCTTTAGAGCGCATGGGTTCAAGCTGGATCGCTCACGGATCCTGGGGTAGGCTGCGGGCCGGGCGCGTCGTGCTGGCCGTGGGAGCTGAGCTGGGCACCTGGTTTCCAGCTTTGCCGGTGCGTCGATACCAAGGAGATCTGCTGCGGCTTCGGCTTGCGCCAGGGCCCTCCTTCGCCCTGCACCGGCGCGGATATCTGATCCCGGAGTCAAGCCAAACCGCTTGGTTGGGGGGCATGTACCGCGCTTTAGATGGGTCACCCTTTGAGACGAGACCTCTTGAAGAACTAAGGGCTTATCTGGCGGAGGTTTATCCCCCACTTGAGCAGGCCGAGGTGCAAGCAAGCTGGGCTGGCTGTCGGCTAGTGGCGAGGGATTTTCGCCCCGTACTCGGCCCCGTGCCCGGCTGTGAAGGGCTCTTCGTCTTCGGCGCGCTTGGCTCTAGGGGGCTTCTATGGGCCCCCGGTCTGGCGCAGGCGCTGGCCGGCTTTCTGCGTTGGGGAGGTGTGGAGCGTTTGCCGCGTTGGGCGCTCGCGAGCCGGTGGCCCCTTGAGGCGCTTGCTCCGGATCCGGAGCGCGTGCGTTCGTAG
- a CDS encoding LOG family protein produces MAERPYVTIFGSSRPLPEEPLYALAEELGFRLAQAGYNVCNGGYGGVMEASARGCRRGGGRSLGVPLAGVGAPNAHLDALAPAADLFERLRRLVEIGSAYVVLPGGTGTLVEVALVWELAYKGWGMRKPIWVWAPFWEPLIRLIDAEPGLETQAQGMRPSSFLKPVGSIDEILSELSALRLH; encoded by the coding sequence GTGGCAGAACGTCCTTATGTGACGATCTTCGGCAGCTCCCGGCCTCTGCCGGAGGAACCGCTCTATGCGTTGGCCGAGGAGTTGGGCTTCCGGCTGGCCCAGGCCGGCTACAACGTGTGCAACGGCGGCTATGGGGGCGTGATGGAGGCTAGCGCCCGCGGCTGTCGGCGTGGGGGCGGCCGAAGCCTTGGGGTGCCGCTTGCCGGTGTGGGCGCGCCCAATGCCCACCTGGACGCGCTAGCGCCGGCCGCCGACCTCTTTGAGCGCCTGCGACGGCTGGTGGAGATCGGCTCGGCCTATGTGGTGTTGCCCGGCGGGACGGGCACCCTGGTGGAAGTGGCCCTGGTGTGGGAGCTCGCCTACAAAGGTTGGGGGATGCGCAAGCCGATTTGGGTTTGGGCCCCGTTTTGGGAGCCCCTTATACGCCTCATAGACGCCGAGCCCGGCCTGGAGACGCAGGCGCAAGGCATGCGGCCCTCTTCTTTTCTTAAGCCGGTAGGCAGCATAGACGAAATTCTTTCGGAACTTTCCGCTCTTCGCCTTCATTAA
- the panB gene encoding 3-methyl-2-oxobutanoate hydroxymethyltransferase, which produces MSIQPQTPGPVRRVTTRTVVEMKARGEKIAVLTAYDYTMARLVDSAGVDIILVGDSASNVIAGHETTLPITLEQMIYHAQCVVRAVRRAMVIVDMPFGTYQGNSQEALASAIRIMKETGAHGVKLEGGEVVLEAVRRIVEAGIPVMGHLGLTPQSIYKFGTYQVRARDEQEAAQLRKDAKLLEEAGCFAIVLEKIPSQLAHEVTEMLSIPTIGIGAGPHCDGQVLVLHDMLGLTREFRPRFVRRYLELDELIQDAVRRYVGDVKTQCFPSPEESY; this is translated from the coding sequence GTGAGCATCCAGCCGCAAACGCCCGGGCCCGTCCGACGGGTTACAACCCGGACTGTGGTGGAGATGAAAGCCCGAGGCGAAAAGATCGCCGTGCTTACGGCCTACGACTACACGATGGCCCGGCTGGTCGACTCCGCGGGGGTGGACATCATCCTGGTAGGCGATTCGGCCTCCAACGTCATAGCCGGGCATGAGACGACGCTGCCCATTACGTTGGAGCAGATGATCTATCACGCCCAATGCGTGGTGCGGGCCGTCCGCCGAGCCATGGTGATTGTGGACATGCCCTTCGGCACCTACCAGGGCAACAGCCAGGAGGCCCTGGCCAGTGCCATCCGGATCATGAAGGAGACCGGAGCGCATGGGGTCAAGCTCGAAGGCGGCGAGGTGGTCTTAGAGGCCGTCCGGCGCATCGTGGAGGCCGGCATCCCCGTCATGGGGCACCTGGGACTGACCCCGCAGTCCATTTACAAGTTTGGCACCTATCAGGTTCGGGCCCGCGACGAACAGGAGGCCGCCCAGCTTCGCAAGGACGCCAAGCTGCTCGAGGAGGCCGGCTGTTTTGCGATCGTGCTCGAAAAGATCCCCTCTCAGCTGGCCCATGAGGTTACGGAGATGCTCTCCATCCCCACCATCGGCATCGGAGCCGGTCCTCATTGCGACGGGCAGGTGCTGGTGCTGCACGACATGCTGGGGCTTACGCGGGAGTTCCGGCCGCGGTTTGTACGCCGGTATCTGGAGCTCGATGAGCTCATCCAAGATGCCGTTCGGCGCTACGTGGGGGACGTCAAAACGCAGTGCTTTCCGAGCCCGGAGGAAAGCTATTAA
- the argS gene encoding arginine--tRNA ligase yields MDLRPHLAAALRDAAKRAGLDGSALDAIAFQKPARPEHGDWATNLALRLAAELGLPAREIAQRLIEQVSFDPRRVSRAEVAGPGFINVFYAPSFLHDTLAEILASPDDYGRSRHAAGRRALVEFVSANPTGPLTVGHGRNAVLGDAIARLLEWNGYAVTREYYFNNAGRQMRLLGESVRARYQQLLGQDVAFPEEGYQGEYIWDIARALLAEHGDRLLAVEELEPFKEAAERIIFADILRTLARLGVQMDSFFNEHDLYKSGALKQLIERLRERELVYESEGALWFRGTSLGRHRDVVLLKSTGEPTYRLPDIAYHIHKLERGYDLIVNVFGADHIDTYPDVLAALRALGYEVERVRVLLYQFVTLLKDGQPYKMSTRRATFVTLDELIDEVGPDVTRFFFLMRSPGTHLEFDLDLAKEASEKNPVFYLQYAHARIVSIVRKAQELGLVFEEAPAYELLTHPHEVALMKALLDLPLVIQEAAEMLEPHRVIGYLNEVAAAFHRFYHSCRIIGEEPRLASARMHLAQAARVVLRNGLNVLGVSAPEHM; encoded by the coding sequence ATGGATCTGCGTCCCCATCTGGCGGCTGCTTTGCGGGATGCCGCCAAGCGGGCCGGTCTGGACGGATCGGCTCTGGATGCCATAGCATTTCAGAAGCCGGCTCGTCCGGAGCACGGAGACTGGGCGACCAACCTGGCGCTCCGGCTGGCCGCGGAGTTGGGCCTTCCGGCGCGCGAGATCGCGCAGCGGCTCATAGAGCAGGTTTCCTTCGATCCCCGCCGGGTCAGCCGGGCTGAGGTGGCCGGGCCCGGGTTCATCAACGTCTTCTACGCCCCGAGTTTTCTGCACGACACGCTGGCCGAGATCCTGGCATCTCCCGACGACTACGGGCGCAGCAGGCACGCAGCGGGCCGTCGGGCTCTAGTGGAGTTCGTAAGCGCCAATCCCACCGGCCCCCTCACCGTGGGACATGGCCGAAACGCCGTTTTGGGCGACGCCATAGCTCGGCTCTTGGAGTGGAACGGATACGCCGTCACGCGCGAATATTACTTCAACAACGCGGGCCGGCAGATGCGCCTACTGGGCGAATCGGTGCGGGCCCGTTACCAGCAACTGCTGGGCCAGGACGTCGCGTTTCCCGAGGAGGGCTATCAGGGGGAGTACATTTGGGATATTGCGCGGGCGCTGCTTGCGGAACACGGCGATCGCCTGTTGGCCGTCGAGGAACTGGAGCCCTTCAAGGAGGCCGCCGAGCGGATCATCTTCGCCGATATCCTGCGCACACTGGCGCGCCTGGGCGTGCAGATGGATTCTTTCTTCAACGAACACGATCTGTACAAGTCCGGCGCCCTCAAGCAGCTCATCGAGCGCCTCCGGGAGCGCGAGCTGGTCTACGAGTCCGAGGGCGCCCTTTGGTTTCGAGGGACGTCCCTGGGCCGGCATCGCGATGTGGTGCTCCTCAAAAGCACGGGCGAGCCCACGTACCGGCTTCCGGATATCGCCTATCACATTCATAAGCTGGAGCGCGGCTACGACCTCATCGTAAACGTCTTCGGCGCCGATCACATCGACACTTATCCGGATGTGCTGGCCGCGCTGCGGGCTTTGGGCTATGAGGTTGAGCGCGTACGCGTGCTGCTGTATCAGTTCGTGACCCTGCTCAAGGATGGGCAGCCCTACAAGATGAGCACCCGGCGGGCCACGTTCGTCACGCTGGATGAGCTCATCGACGAGGTGGGGCCCGATGTGACGCGCTTTTTCTTTCTCATGCGCAGCCCCGGTACGCACCTGGAGTTCGATCTGGATTTGGCCAAGGAGGCCTCGGAGAAAAACCCTGTCTTTTATCTGCAGTACGCGCATGCGCGCATCGTCTCGATCGTGCGCAAGGCCCAAGAGCTGGGCCTGGTCTTTGAGGAGGCGCCGGCCTACGAGCTGCTGACGCATCCGCACGAGGTGGCGCTTATGAAGGCGCTCCTGGACCTGCCTCTGGTGATCCAGGAGGCCGCCGAGATGCTGGAGCCGCACCGCGTGATCGGATACCTAAACGAGGTGGCGGCCGCTTTTCATCGGTTCTACCACAGCTGTCGGATCATCGGCGAAGAGCCCAGGCTCGCCTCGGCCCGGATGCATCTGGCGCAGGCGGCGCGCGTGGTGCTGCGCAACGGGCTAAACGTCCTGGGCGTTTCGGCTCCGGAGCACATGTAG
- the surE gene encoding 5'/3'-nucleotidase SurE: MSDRPLILVSNDDGIDAPGLKALVEAVSPLGEVRVVAPERQQSAVGHAITMQQPLRAYPHRRSGRLWGTAVTGTPADCVKLALAKLLERRPDLVVSGINHGSNTSTNVLYSGTVSAAAEGALYGIPSIAFSLCEQNWEADLSAARQIASRIAAEVLRRGLPQGVLLNVNIPPLPLEQIQGIRVTRQAQARWIEEFDSRTDPFNRTYYWLTGTFVNFDEGEDTDEAAIAAGYVSITPIHYDLTAYAALEELRRWPWSF, translated from the coding sequence ATGTCCGATCGCCCCCTCATTCTGGTCAGCAATGACGATGGCATCGACGCCCCCGGTCTGAAGGCGCTCGTGGAAGCCGTATCCCCCCTGGGCGAAGTGCGCGTGGTGGCCCCAGAACGACAGCAGAGCGCCGTGGGGCATGCCATCACGATGCAGCAGCCCTTGCGGGCCTATCCGCATCGGCGCAGTGGGCGCTTGTGGGGCACGGCCGTAACGGGCACACCGGCAGACTGCGTGAAATTGGCCTTGGCCAAGCTCCTGGAGCGACGCCCCGATCTGGTCGTCTCGGGCATCAACCACGGATCCAACACCTCTACAAACGTGCTTTACTCGGGCACGGTCTCGGCCGCAGCCGAAGGCGCGCTCTACGGCATCCCCTCGATCGCCTTTTCCCTCTGCGAACAGAACTGGGAGGCGGATCTGTCGGCCGCGCGTCAGATCGCAAGCCGGATCGCGGCTGAGGTGCTCCGCCGAGGCCTTCCCCAGGGGGTGTTGCTGAACGTGAACATTCCCCCTTTGCCCCTGGAGCAGATCCAAGGCATTCGCGTCACGCGTCAGGCCCAAGCCCGCTGGATCGAGGAGTTCGATTCCCGCACCGACCCCTTTAACCGCACCTACTATTGGCTTACGGGCACATTCGTGAATTTCGATGAGGGCGAAGACACGGACGAGGCCGCCATAGCGGCCGGATACGTCTCGATCACCCCGATTCATTACGATCTTACCGCATACGCCGCCTTAGAGGAACTGCGCCGATGGCCTTGGAGCTTCTGA
- the murQ gene encoding N-acetylmuramic acid 6-phosphate etherase: MSDRALFEQLQRLLTEQRNPASQHIDLADTEEILRIINAEDHKVPEAVEREIPYIAQAVELVVTAFRAGGRLFYVGAGTSGRIGVQDAAECPPTFGTDPEMVQAIIAGGPEAVFRAQEGAEDRKEDGARAIRERGVCARDVVCGLAASRRTPFVVGAIEEARKLGARTIFVTCNPRHEFDLEVDVAICPVVGPEVIMGSTRMKCGTAQKLVLNMISTAAMIRLGKVYENLMVDLQLTNQKLRQRARRILMMITGVDYETASRALEAASGHVKTALVMLLAGVDAGEARWRLEAAGGVVRRAIAGLNSPSRPEPG; this comes from the coding sequence ATGAGCGATCGGGCGCTTTTCGAACAACTGCAGCGCCTGCTTACGGAGCAGCGCAACCCGGCTTCCCAGCACATCGACTTGGCCGATACCGAGGAGATCCTGCGCATCATCAACGCCGAGGACCACAAGGTGCCGGAGGCCGTCGAGCGCGAGATCCCCTATATAGCGCAGGCCGTCGAACTGGTGGTGACGGCCTTTCGCGCTGGAGGCCGGCTCTTCTACGTTGGGGCGGGCACGAGCGGGCGCATCGGCGTGCAAGACGCGGCCGAATGCCCTCCAACTTTTGGCACAGACCCCGAGATGGTGCAGGCCATCATCGCCGGCGGGCCGGAGGCCGTCTTCCGAGCCCAAGAGGGGGCCGAAGACCGCAAAGAAGACGGCGCCCGCGCGATCCGGGAGCGCGGCGTCTGCGCCCGCGACGTGGTATGCGGCCTGGCCGCCAGCCGGCGTACCCCCTTTGTCGTAGGGGCTATCGAGGAAGCCCGAAAGCTCGGAGCCCGCACGATCTTCGTCACCTGTAATCCGCGTCACGAGTTCGACCTAGAGGTCGACGTAGCCATCTGCCCCGTGGTGGGGCCTGAGGTCATCATGGGCTCTACGCGCATGAAATGCGGCACGGCGCAGAAGCTCGTGTTGAACATGATCTCCACGGCCGCCATGATCCGGCTTGGCAAGGTCTACGAAAACCTCATGGTGGACCTGCAGCTGACGAACCAGAAGCTCCGGCAGCGCGCACGCCGTATCTTGATGATGATCACCGGCGTGGACTATGAAACAGCCTCCCGGGCCTTAGAGGCGGCCTCGGGGCATGTTAAGACGGCCCTGGTCATGTTGCTTGCGGGCGTGGACGCCGGTGAGGCCCGCTGGCGCCTTGAGGCGGCCGGGGGGGTTGTGCGTCGGGCCATCGCCGGGCTTAATTCCCCTTCGCGACCGGAGCCCGGCTAA
- a CDS encoding ATP-dependent Clp protease ATP-binding subunit, with translation MEGNFSNRVRDVISYSREEAIRLGHDYIGTEHLLLGIIREGEGIAVKILRNLGVDLNRLKRRIEEAVRPTGGTFTVGNLPLTKQAEKVLKITYLEAKLYKSDVIGTEHLLLSLLRDEENIAAQILHEFGVSYESVRSELDAIISGRSGRSGGSSSASFGTFMAARHATKTEPKKMEKSKTPVLDNFGRDLTKLAEEGKLDPVIGRDREIERVAQVLSRRKKNNPVLIGEPGVGKTAIAEGLALRIVQKKVSRALYNKRIVSLDLAALVAGTKYRGQFEERVKAVMNELEKNPDVILFIDELHTLVGAGGASGSLDASNMFKPALARGDIQCIGATTLDEYRQYIEKDGALERRFQKILIDPPTPEETLDILRNIKSKYEEHHGVRYADEALVAAVKLSERYITDRFLPDKAIDVIDEAGARVRLSNIKVPQEILDLEAEIERIKEEKNQVVRSQRFEEAARLRDREKRLQEELELAKERWERESANTIYEVTADHIAEVVAMMTGIPVHKIAQSESSKLLNMAEELKRQVIGQDEAIDKLVRAIRRSRAGLKDPKRPIGSFIFLGPTGVGKTELAKALARYLFDTEEALIRIDMSEYMEKFSVSRLIGAPPGYVGYEEGGQLTEKVRRKPYSVVLLDEIEKAHPDVFNILLQVLDDGILTDGLGRRVDFRNTIIIMTSNIGARDIRNLGKGIGFAPTTQEVNYKNIKSTIEDALRRVFNPEFLNRIDDVIVFHPLEKPHIYQIIDVMTADLMRRVRELGYELEITRAAKDFLVEKGYDPQFGARPLRRAIQKYVEDPMAEEILKGTFKEGDKIKLDWDKKTGELWFRTQRTAEPAAEKTE, from the coding sequence ATGGAAGGCAATTTCTCCAATCGGGTGCGTGACGTGATCTCTTACAGCCGGGAAGAAGCCATTCGGCTGGGTCACGATTATATCGGCACGGAGCACCTGCTGCTGGGCATCATCCGAGAGGGCGAAGGGATTGCCGTCAAGATCTTGCGCAACTTAGGGGTGGACCTCAACCGCCTAAAGCGGCGCATCGAAGAAGCTGTACGGCCCACGGGGGGAACTTTTACGGTGGGCAATCTGCCCCTGACCAAACAGGCCGAAAAGGTGCTCAAGATCACCTACCTTGAGGCCAAGCTTTACAAAAGCGACGTCATCGGCACCGAGCACCTATTGCTTTCCCTGCTGCGAGACGAAGAGAACATCGCAGCGCAGATTCTACATGAGTTCGGGGTGTCCTATGAGAGCGTGCGCAGTGAGCTAGACGCCATCATCAGCGGCCGCTCTGGCCGTTCTGGCGGCTCGTCCAGTGCCTCATTCGGCACCTTCATGGCAGCTCGTCATGCCACCAAGACGGAGCCCAAAAAGATGGAGAAGTCCAAAACCCCCGTGCTGGACAACTTCGGCCGGGATCTGACGAAGTTAGCTGAAGAGGGCAAGCTCGACCCCGTAATCGGACGCGACCGGGAGATCGAGCGCGTAGCGCAGGTGCTAAGCCGTCGCAAGAAGAACAACCCCGTCTTGATCGGCGAGCCAGGGGTGGGCAAAACCGCCATCGCCGAGGGGTTGGCCCTTCGGATCGTGCAGAAGAAGGTCAGCCGCGCCCTTTACAACAAGCGCATCGTGTCCCTGGATTTGGCCGCGCTCGTGGCGGGCACCAAGTACCGCGGACAGTTCGAAGAGCGCGTCAAGGCCGTCATGAACGAGCTCGAAAAAAACCCGGATGTGATCTTGTTCATCGACGAGCTGCATACGCTTGTGGGGGCTGGAGGCGCCTCGGGCTCCCTGGACGCTTCGAACATGTTCAAGCCCGCCCTAGCGCGCGGGGATATCCAGTGCATCGGAGCCACGACGCTGGACGAATATCGGCAGTACATCGAAAAAGACGGCGCCCTAGAGCGGCGCTTCCAGAAGATCCTCATCGACCCCCCCACGCCAGAGGAAACCCTAGACATCCTACGGAACATCAAGTCCAAGTATGAAGAGCACCACGGCGTGCGTTATGCGGATGAGGCCCTGGTGGCGGCCGTGAAGCTATCGGAGCGCTACATCACGGATCGCTTCCTGCCGGATAAGGCCATCGACGTCATCGATGAGGCCGGCGCGCGGGTACGGCTGTCGAACATCAAAGTGCCCCAGGAGATCCTGGACCTGGAAGCGGAAATCGAGCGCATCAAGGAGGAGAAAAACCAGGTCGTCCGCAGCCAGCGCTTTGAGGAGGCGGCCCGGTTGCGGGACCGCGAAAAGCGCTTGCAAGAGGAGCTAGAGCTAGCCAAGGAGCGCTGGGAGCGCGAATCGGCCAACACGATCTACGAAGTCACGGCCGACCACATCGCCGAAGTCGTGGCCATGATGACAGGCATCCCGGTGCACAAGATCGCCCAGAGTGAGTCTAGTAAGCTGCTCAACATGGCCGAGGAGCTCAAGCGCCAGGTCATCGGCCAGGATGAGGCCATCGACAAACTGGTGCGGGCTATCCGGCGCAGCCGAGCCGGCCTAAAAGACCCCAAGCGCCCGATCGGCTCGTTCATCTTCTTGGGCCCCACGGGCGTGGGCAAAACGGAGCTAGCTAAGGCGCTGGCCCGGTATCTGTTCGACACCGAAGAGGCGCTTATCCGCATCGACATGTCCGAGTACATGGAGAAATTCTCCGTTAGCCGTCTCATCGGAGCGCCTCCGGGCTATGTGGGCTACGAGGAGGGCGGTCAGCTGACCGAAAAAGTGCGCCGCAAGCCCTACTCGGTCGTGCTTTTGGATGAGATCGAGAAAGCCCACCCCGACGTCTTCAACATCTTGCTTCAAGTCCTCGACGACGGCATCCTGACCGACGGCCTAGGTCGGCGCGTGGACTTCCGGAACACGATCATCATCATGACCTCCAACATCGGAGCCCGGGACATCCGGAACCTAGGCAAGGGGATCGGCTTCGCCCCCACTACGCAAGAGGTCAACTACAAAAACATAAAATCCACGATCGAAGACGCCCTCCGACGGGTCTTCAACCCTGAATTCCTCAATCGCATCGACGACGTGATCGTCTTCCATCCCCTGGAGAAGCCGCACATTTACCAGATCATCGACGTCATGACGGCGGACCTGATGCGACGGGTGCGGGAGCTGGGCTACGAGCTGGAGATCACCCGGGCCGCCAAGGACTTCCTGGTCGAAAAGGGCTACGACCCGCAGTTCGGGGCCCGACCCCTCAGACGGGCGATCCAAAAGTATGTCGAAGATCCCATGGCCGAGGAAATCCTCAAGGGCACCTTCAAAGAGGGCGACAAGATCAAACTCGACTGGGACAAGAAGACGGGGGAGCTTTGGTTCCGCACCCAGCGGACGGCCGAGCCCGCCGCAGAGAAAACCGAATAG
- a CDS encoding MnmC family methyltransferase, producing MESRSPYVPLQTGDGSWTLYEPERGLCFRSRFGACTEARHVFLRGTRLERYAPPWRVLELGLGAGMNFLVTAEAFLQRYSGGLLEYHAIERSPVSPELIEALRYRERLEHPELVEVLCEALARARRHPDRCPQVVLGAQGRVCLYLYPVDWRQAPVPKLAAQAVYHDPFDLKSNPECWTRACFAWLAHRMAPMGILATYGAATAARRAMLRARLIIARLPGVLRKREMTVAAHRAEALAGYFILPYSRFFRSCEDAS from the coding sequence ATGGAAAGCCGCAGCCCCTACGTGCCCCTGCAGACGGGCGATGGCTCCTGGACGCTCTACGAGCCGGAGCGGGGTCTATGTTTTCGTTCTCGGTTCGGGGCCTGCACCGAAGCCCGACACGTGTTCCTGCGCGGCACCCGCCTGGAACGCTATGCTCCCCCCTGGCGAGTGCTGGAGCTGGGCCTAGGGGCCGGCATGAACTTTCTGGTGACCGCAGAGGCTTTTTTGCAACGTTACTCCGGAGGTCTGTTGGAATACCACGCCATCGAGCGTTCCCCCGTAAGCCCTGAGCTGATCGAGGCCTTGCGGTATCGGGAGCGCCTGGAGCATCCGGAGCTAGTGGAGGTGCTCTGTGAGGCTCTTGCGCGCGCCCGTCGGCATCCGGATCGCTGTCCGCAGGTGGTCTTGGGGGCCCAAGGGCGCGTGTGTCTGTATCTGTACCCCGTCGACTGGCGTCAGGCCCCGGTGCCGAAGTTAGCTGCTCAGGCCGTCTACCATGATCCTTTTGACCTTAAGAGTAACCCGGAGTGTTGGACGCGAGCCTGTTTTGCCTGGCTGGCTCATCGCATGGCGCCGATGGGCATCCTGGCCACCTACGGGGCTGCGACCGCAGCCCGCAGGGCCATGCTGCGCGCTCGGCTCATCATCGCCCGCTTGCCCGGCGTGCTGCGCAAGCGTGAAATGACCGTAGCGGCCCATCGCGCCGAGGCTCTGGCTGGATACTTCATTCTGCCCTATAGCCGGTTCTTTCGGAGCTGCGAGGATGCCTCCTGA